A stretch of Lactuca sativa cultivar Salinas chromosome 6, Lsat_Salinas_v11, whole genome shotgun sequence DNA encodes these proteins:
- the LOC111913051 gene encoding 5-oxoprolinase 1 — protein sequence MGSVNEGKLRFCIDRGGTFTDVYAEIPGQPEGKAMKLLSVDPSNYEDAPVEGIRRILEEFTGNKIPRTSKVPTDNIEWIRMGTTVATNALLERKGERIALCVTKGFRDLLQIGNQARPNIFDLTVSKPSNLYEEVIEVDERIQLVLENEKESGSNVVTGISGEQVRIVKPVDEATLRPLLNGLLEKGINCLAVVLMHSYTYPHHELAVNKLAVSMGFKHVSLSSSLTPMVRAVPRGLTASVDAYLTPVIKEYLSGFISKFDDDLGKVNVLFMQSDGGLAPESRFSGHKAVLSGPAGGVVGYSQTLFGLETKKPLIGFDMGGTSTDVSRYAGSYEQVLETQIAGAIIQAPQLDINTVAAGGGSKLKFQFGAFRVGPESVGAHPGPVCYRKGGELSVTDANLVLGYVIPDYFPSIFGPNEDQPLDINKTREEFEKLAKKINLYRKNQDPLSKEMTVEEIAQGFINVANETMCRPIRQLTEMKGHETKNHALACFGGAGPQHACAIARSLGMNEVLVHKFCGILSAYGMGLADVIEEAQEPYSAAYSHESVLEASRRETLLLQQVKQKLKDQGFGESSITTESYLNLRYEGTDTAIMVKGKSGSDYAVEFVKLFQQEYGFKLENRNILICDVRVRGIGVTNILKPRTQENSITTPKSQGEYKVFFGNKWHDTPLFKLETLGSGHVIPGPAIIMNGNSTVIVEPNCKSIITKYGNIKIELESISVNVKVSEKVVDVVQLSIFNHRFMGIAEQMGRTLQRTSISTNIKERLDFSCALFDPDGGLVANAPHVPVHLGAMSSTVQWQLNYWGENLHEGDVLVTNHPCSGGSHLPDITVITPVFDEKKLVFFVASRGHHAEIGGITPGSMPPFSKSIHEEGAAIKAFKLVEKGIFQEEGITKLLQFPSSEESSGYKIPGTRRIQDNLSDLHAQVAANQRGIVLIKELIDHYGLKTVQAYMVYVQLNAEEAVREMLKSIPGKLQFHSDDSNSTDSIVIQEEDYMDDGSTIRLKLTIDSKKGEAFFDFSGTTPEVYGNWNSPEAVTKAAVIYCLRCLVDIDIPLNQGCLAPVTIFIPSGSFLSPSDKAAVVGGNVLTSQRITDVVFMAFQACACSQGCMNNLTFGDDTFGYYETIAGGSGAGPTWEGTSGVQCHMTNTRMTDPEIFEQRYPVVLHRFGLREGSGGGGVWRGGDGVVREIEFRRGVVVSVLSERRVHAPRGLKGGMDGARGVNYLVKKDKRVVNLGGKNTVEVEAGEILQIFTPGGGGWGSL from the coding sequence ATGGGCAGTGTGAATGAAGGAAAGCTTAGGTTCTGTATAGACAGAGGAGGCACATTCACTGATGTCTATGCTGAAATACCTGGTCAACCTGAAGGCAAAGCAATGAAGTTGTTGTCTGTTGATCCATCTAACTATGAAGATGCTCCAGTTGAAGGAATCAGGAGGATTTTGGAAGAATTTACAGGGAATAAAATCCCCAGGACTTCAAAAGTCCCTACTGACAACATTGAGTGGATTCGAATGGGAACTACTGTTGCAACAAATGCACTTTTGGAGAGAAAAGGAGAAAGAATTGCATTGTGTGTGACCAAAGGATTTAGGGATCTACTCCAAATTGGTAACCAGGCTCGCCCAAATATCTTTGATCTTACTGTTTCAAAACCTTCTAATCTATATGAAGAGGTTATAGAAGTTGATGAAAGAATCCAACTTGTTCTTGAGAATGAAAAAGAGTCTGGATCGAATGTAGTCACAGGTATTTCAGGTGAGCAGGTTAGAATCGTGAAGCCTGTTGATGAAGCAACTTTGAGGCCTTTACTTAATGGTCTTTTAGAAAAGGGAATCAATTGTTTAGCAGTTGTCTTGATGCATTCTTACACATACCCACATCATGAACTTGCTGTGAACAAATTAGCTGTAAGCATGGGATTCAAACATGTTTCTTTATCTTCTTCTTTGACTCCAATGGTTCGAGCTGTTCCTAGAGGTTTAACAGCTAGTGTAGATGCATATCTGACTCCAGTTATCAAAGAGTATTTATCAGGTTTCATTTCTAAATTCGATGATGATTTAGGAAAAGTGAATGTTCTCTTTATGCAATCAGATGGTGGTCTTGCACCGGAAAGTCGATTCTCCGGCCACAAAGCGGTTTTATCCGGTCCAGCTGGCGGTGTTGTTGGCTACTCTCAGACACTTTTTGGGCTTGAGACGAAAAAGCCCCTCATTGGATTTGACATGGGTGGGACCTCTACTGATGTGAGCAGATATGCAGGAAGCTATGAACAAGTTCTTGAAACACAGATAGCTGGAGCTATAATCCAAGCACCACAGCTCGACATCAACACTGTGGCGGCTGGTGGTGGTTCTAAGTTGAAGTTTCAGTTTGGAGCTTTCCGGGTCGGCCCAGAATCCGTGGGTGCACATCCGGGCCCCGTTTGTTATCGAAAAGGAGGTGAGCTGTCAGTTACAGATGCTAATCTTGTTTTAGGCTATGTAATTCCCGATTACTTCCCATCAATCTTTGGGCCTAATGAAGATCAGCCTTTAGATATCAACAAAACCAGAGAAGAATTCGAAAAACTTGCAAAGAAAATTAATCTTTATAGAAAAAATCAAGATCCATTATCAAAAGAGATGACAGTTGAAGAGATCGCACAAGGGTTTATAAATGTTGCTAATGAGACAATGTGTCGCCCAATTCGACAACTAACAGAAATGAAAGGACATGAAACGAAAAATCATGCTCTTGCTTGTTTTGGAGGTGCGGGCCCACAACACGCATGTGCCATTGCACGTTCTTTAGGTATGAATGAAGTTTTGGTACATAAATTCTGTGGGATTTTGAGTGCATATGGAATGGGATTAGCAGATGTTATTGAAGAAGCACAAGAGCCGTATTCTGCAGCTTATAGTCATGAATCTGTTCTAGAAGCTTCACGTAGAGAAACTTTGTTGCTGCAACAGGTGAAACAGAAGCTTAAAGATCAAGGATTTGGAGAAAGTAGTATCACAACAGAATCTTACTTAAATTTGAGGTATGAAGGGACTGATACTGCTATAATGGTGAAAGGGAAGTCAGGAAGTGATTATGCTGTTGAATTTGTCAAACTATTCCAGCAGGAATACGGATTTAAACTTGAAAACAGAAACATTCTAATATGTGATGTTAGGGTTCGTGGGATTGGAGTGACAAACATTTTAAAGCCACGAACACAAGAAAATTCCATCACTACCCCTAAATCTCAAGGTGAATACAAGGTCTTTTTCGGAAATAAATGGCATGATACGCCTCTGTTCAAGCTTGAAACTTTAGGATCTGGCCATGTCATTCCGGGTCCCGCAATTATCATGAATGGAAACAGCACTGTGATAGTTGAACCCAATTGTAAATCCATAATCACCAAATATGGAAACATAAAGATTGAGCTAGAGTCAATTTCGGTCAATGTCAAAGTATCTGAAAAAGTTGTTGATGTCGTCCAGCTTTCTATCTTTAACCATAGATTCATGGGTATAGCTGAACAGATGGGGCGTACGTTACAAAGAACTTCAATTTCAACAAATATAAAAGAAAGATTAGATTTTTCATGTGCCCTTTTTGACCCTGATGGAGGTTTAGTTGCTAATGCTCCTCATGTCCCCGTTCATTTAGGAGCCATGTCTAGCACTGTTCAATGGCAGTTAAATTATTGGGGAGAAAACTTACATGAAGGAGATGTTCTTGTTACAAATCATCCGTGTTCTGGTGGGAGTCATTTACCTGATATTACGGTTATAACCCCGGTTTTTGATGAAAAAAAGTTGGTTTTCTTTGTTGCTAGTCGAGGGCATCACGCGGAAATAGGCGGAATCACTCCCGGAAGTATGCCGCCTTTTTCAAAATCTATACACGAGGAAGGAGCTGCTATAAAAGCATTCAAACTAGTCGAAAAGGGAATCTTTCAAGAAGAAGGAATCACAAAGCTTCTTCAATTCCCGAGTTCGGAGGAATCATCGGGCTACAAGATTCCAGGGACTAGAAGGATTCAAGATAATTTATCAGATCTTCATGCACAAGTAGCTGCAAATCAAAGAGGAATTGTTCTTATCAAAGAGCTTATCGACCACTACGGGTTAAAAACAGTTCAAGCTTACATGGTTTACGTTCAATTAAACGCGGAAGAAGCGGTAAGAGAAATGCTAAAGTCAATTCCGGGGAAACTCCAATTCCATTCCGATGATTCCAATTCTACCGATTCAATCGTAATCCAAGAAGAAGATTACATGGACGACGGTTCTACGATCCGATTAAAACTCACAATCGATTCGAAAAAAGGCGAAGCTTTTTTCGATTTTTCCGGAACTACCCCTGAAGTGTATGGGAACTGGAACTCTCCGGAAGCCGTGACAAAAGCTGCGGTTATTTACTGTCTTAGGTGTTTGGTAGACATTGATATTCCATTAAACCAAGGATGTTTGGCTCCTGTGACAATCTTTATACCTTCGGGATCCTTTCTCTCTCCTAGTGATAAAGCTGCTGTTGTTGGAGGCAATGTTTTGACATCACAGAGGATTACAGATGTCGTTTTCATGGCGTTTCAAGCTTGCGCGTGCTCACAAGGCTGCATGAATAATTTGACTTTTGGTGATGACACTTTTGGGTATTATGAAACGATTGCGGGTGGAAGTGGGGCGGGGCCCACGTGGGAGGGGACGAGTGGGGTCCAGTGTCATATGACGAATACGAGGATGACGGATCCGGAGATATTTGAGCAGAGGTATCCGGTTGTTTTGCATAGGTTTGGGTTGAGAGAGGGGAGTGGTGGTGGTGGGGTGTGGAGAGGTGGTGATGGGGTGGTTAGGGAGATTGAGTTCAGGCGGGGGGTGGTGGTGAGTGTGCTGTCTGAGAGGCGGGTGCATGCGCCCAGGGGGTTGAAGGGCGGAATGGATGGGGCGCGTGGGGTTAATTATCTTGTGAAGAAAGATAAACGGGTGGTGAATCTTGGAGGTAAAAATACGGTTGAGGTTGAAGCTGGTGAAATTCTTCAGATTTTTACTCCTGGTGGAGGTGGATGGGGTTCTCTTTGA
- the LOC111913046 gene encoding pentatricopeptide repeat-containing protein At2g48000 translates to MVGVRVNGLSSAKRLYQTILYQSSRTIASNILIQEPVSRIKTNLDSEMVGKSGIENLDLSWDSLLTSIYSSSPHKAQLVLEWGLQKLQKENEKNHDIYLELIHLCGKIQNTQTAMRVFTLMENQGLKPTSIILNALISAHLSSGNVITALSIFQLMQNSEDYKQPTSHTYNLFISGFANMGNSKAMVAWYEAKMASGFSADLDTYETIILGCIKLKRFEDADRFYRDMLVAEFKPNTSILHNMLVGLCERKDLVKIRGFMQSILDHKWEINMCMADKLVGFYCELELVKELEWVVEKIRNTNLDFDVVSQFHNGLIRVYAKLDRLDDLEYCIGRMLKEGVSFRSHKDVEMVVCCYFRGDAYDRLEVFLEFIKDSHKLARSTYELLVAGYRRGGLYEKVDFLIKDLDNVC, encoded by the exons ATGGTGGGAGTGCGAGTGAATGGTTTATCATCTGCCAAAAGGCTGTACCAGACGATTCTGTATCAATCCTCACGAACAATTGCATCCAATATATTGATTCAGGAGCCAGTTTCTCGAATCAAGACAAACCTTGATTCAGAAATGGTGGGAAAATCAGGCATCGAAAACCTCGACCTTTCATGGGATTCGCTCCTGACCTCTATTTATTCTTCCTCCCCTCACAAAGCTCAGCTC GTTCTTGAATGGGGATTACAGAAGTTGCAAAAAGAAAACGAGAAAAACCATGATATTTACTTGGAATTAATCCATCTCTGTGGGAAGATCCAAAACACACAAACAGCAATGCGTGTTTTCACTTTAATGGAGAATCAAGGTCTAAAGCCAACTTCCATCATTCTCAACGCCCTAATTTCTGCTCACTTATCTTCAGGTAATGTCATCACTGCACTTAGCATATTTCAGCTAATGCAAAACTCAGAGGACTATAAACAACCTACTTCTCACACATACAATTTGTTCATTTCGGGATTTGCAAACATGGGAAACAGTAAGGCAATGGTGGCATGGTATGAAGCCAAAATGGCCTCTGGGTTTTCAGCTGATTTAGATACTTATGAGACTATCATTTTAGGTTGCATAAAGTTAAAAAGATTCGAAGATGCTGATAGATTTTACAGAGACATGTTAGTAGCAGAATTCAAGCCTAACACATCAATACTACATAATATGCTTGTGGGGTTATGTGAACGAAAAGATTTGGTTAAAATCAGAGGGTTTATGCAGAGTATATTGGATCATAAATGGGAGATTAACATGTGTATGGCTGATAAGCTTGTGGGGTTTTATTGTGAGTTAGAATTAGTGAAAGAATTGGAGTGGGTGGTAGAGAAGATTAGGAATACGAATCTCGATTTTGATGTTGTTTCTCAATTTCACAATGGTTTGATTAGGGTTTATGCTAAATTGGATAGAttggatgatttggagtattgTATTGGGAGGATGTTGAAAGAAGGAGTGTCTTTTAGGTCACATAAAGATGTGGAAATGGTGGTGTGTTGTTATTTTCGTGGGGATGCTTATGATAGATTAGAGGTGTTTTTGGAGTTTATAAAGGATTCACATAAACTTGCAAGATCCACTTATGAGTTATTGGTTGCTGGTTATCGTAGAGGTGGATTATATGAAAAAGTTGATTTTTTGATTAAAGATTTGGATAATGTTTGTTGA
- the LOC111913049 gene encoding uncharacterized protein LOC111913049: protein MLKIWRWYTNCLAVHPVKTQVISSGLIWGLGDLAAQAVTRATAVKKKNLFLSDEDNIHINWRRVVTTSIFGMAFVGPIGHFWYEGLDRFLKCRFNYPPKSMRFVAMKVALDGIIFGPVDLFVFFTYMGFASGKNVNQVKEEVKRDFLPALIVEGGIWPIVQVGNFRFIPVRYQLLYVNLFCLLDSCFLSWLEQQQDAAWKQWFKTFSFKEQKSRDG from the exons ATGTTGAAGATTTGGCGATGGTATACAAATTGTTTAGCTGTTCATCCGGTGAAAACACAGGTTATCAGCTCCGGTTTAATTTGGGGACTTGGTGATCTCGCCGCTCAGGCTGTTACACGCGCCACCGCTGTTAAGAAAAAAAACCTTTTCCTTTCC GATGAAGATAATATACATATCAATTGGAGACGAGTTGTTACCACAAGCATTTTTGGTATGGCGTTTGTTGGCCCAATTGGTCACTTCTG GTACGAAGGCTTAGATCGTTTTCTAAAGTGTAGATTCAATTACCCACCAAAATCGATGCGATTTGTTGCCATGAAAGTAGCCCTAGATGGGATCATATTCGGTCCGGTtgatttatttgtattttttactTACATGGGTTTTGCATCCGGTAAAAATGTAAATCAAGTGAAAGAAGAAGTGAAACGCGATTTTTTACCAGCCTTAATTGTAGAAGGCGGGATATGGCCCATTGTTCAAGTGGGCAATTTCCGGTTTATACCCGTGAGATACCAACTTTTATATGTCAATCTTTTCTGCTTGTTGGATAGCTGTTTCCTTTCATGGCTTGAACAACAACAAGATGCTGCTTGGAAACAATGGTTCAAGACTTTTTCTTTTAAAGAACAAAAAAGTCGAGATggatga